A window of Candidatus Bathyarchaeota archaeon genomic DNA:
GCTCTTGCGCTACTTGTCTATGCGGCATATAGATGCGTCAAGTATAGAGAAGAAAATAATTGAAAAAGGGGTTTAATGCGAAAACAGCTTCGCATACGGTCTGCTCGACAAGGGCAGGATTTTCTTGAATTTGGCTGCAAGGATGGCTTTGGGGTCGCCGCCGAAGTGGCTACAGTACTCATTAACTAAGCCCTCGATGACTGCCATGTCACGTTTGCCGACGTCTTGGACTTTTGTGCCTTCCACTGGGCAGAGGAATTCTCCGCGTTCGTAGATGACGCCGCCGTGCATGCCTGTGCCGACGAAGCGTGCGTTGCATTTTTCGCCTTCTTTGAGGTTTAAGCCTAAGACGCAGATGATGCCGCCCGCCATGTACTCGGCTAAAAAGTCGCCTGCAGTTTCGCCGACAACTATCGTCGGGACTTTCTTTTGGTACTGTTTCATGTGGATGCCGACGCGGTAGCCGACGTAGTCTTTGACGAAGATTTTGCCGCCTCGCATGCTGTGGCCTGTGACGTCGCCTGCGTGTCCGTGGATGACGATTTGGCCTTCGTTCATGGTGTTGCCGCAGCCGTCTTGTGCGTTGCCATACACGGTGATTTGTGGACCGTTGTTGAATGCACCTAAGTCGTTGCCGGGGGTGCCGTAGATGTCAAGTTTCACGGGGGTGTTTAGGTCGGTGCCGAGATAGCGTTGGCCGCAGACGTTGTAAACCTCGATTTTTTCTACATCATCGCCTTGGTTTACTGCGCGCAGTATTGCGTTGAGGTCTTTGTAGTATAGGTCGCATGCGTCGATTTTGACGGTTTTTCCGCTGTGGGTTATGCGTAATTGGTATTTGGGGTCGATTTCTGAGGGGTTACTTCTTGGGGGTACCTGCATAGTTTTATTCTCCTGCCATTTTTAAGCCCAAAATTTTGAGCTCTTGATCTGATAAGCCAACCCCGCGCAGTGCCAATCTGTTGCCTCGGAGGCTTTCGATGGCGTTTATGCCCATGCCGCCCATCATGTCTTTGATTTCTAAGCTCCAACTCTGCAGCAAATTGACTAGCCGCTTTGTGGCGATGTCGGGGTTGACACGTTTGCCAATCCAGGGGTCGCTTGTGGTGATGCCCCAAGGACATTTGCCTGTGAAGCATCGTTGGCAGACTGTGCAGCCGATGGCGACGAGGGCCGCTGTACCGATGTAAACTGCATCTGCGCCTAAGGCGATGGCTTTGAAAACGTCTGAGGCGCTTCTAAAGCCGCCTGCAGCTACGATGGAGGCTTGGTTGCGTATGCCTTCGTCTCGGAGCCGCTGGTCAACTTGTGCTAAGGCGAGTTCGATGGGTATGCCGACGTTGTCTCGGATGACTTTTGGTGCTGCGCCTGTTGCGCCGCGGACGCCGTCCATGGCGACTATGTCTGCGCCTGCGCGGACGATGCCGCTTGCGATGGCTGCTATGTTGTGGACTGCTGCAACTTTGACTGAGACAGGTTTGGTGTAGTTGGTGGCTTCTTTTAATGCGTAGATGAGTTGGCGGAGGTCTTCGATAGAGTAGATGTCGTGCTGCGGATAGGGGGACAACGCGTCAGTTCCTGTAGGGATCATTCGGGTTTTGGCAACTGGTTCGGTGACTTTTTCTCCGGGCAAGTGACCGCCGATGCCTGGTTTTGCGCCCTGCCCGATTTTGATTTCGACAGCTGCACCTGAGTCTAGATATTTAGGGTGGACACCGAATCTGCCTGACGCAACCTGCACGATGGTGTGGTCGCCGTATTGGTAGAGGCTCTGGTCTAAGCCGCCTTCGCCCGTGTTGTAGTAGGTGCCGCATTCTGAGGCTGCCCGTGCGAGTGCAGTATGGACGTTTAGGCTGATGGCGCCATATGACATGGCGGAGAACATTATTGGGGTGTCGAGGCGGAGTTGTGGTGTGAGTTGGGTTTTGAGTTCGGGTACGCCGTCTTTGTAGTCGATTTCTATGTGGTCGGGTTTGCTTCCCAGATAGGTTCGGATTTCCATGGGTTCACGCAAGGGGTCGATGGAGGGGTTGGTGACTTGGCTGGCGTTTAGGAGGATACGGTCCCAGTAGTTGAAGGCTGGTTTGTCGTTGCCCATACCGGTAATTTGGACTGCGCCGCTTTCGGAGGCTTTCTTGAGATCGCGGATGGCTTCCACGGTCCAGTTGGCGTTTTCGCGGTTGGCGTTGGGGTTCTTTTTGACGGTTATGGCGTTTGTGGGGCACATGGTTACGCAGCGTTGGCAGTTGACGCAGGTGGAGTCTTTGCTAACTATGGTATCGGATTCGGGGTCGTAGCAGTGCGTTTCGTAGGTGCATTGGTTAACGCAGACTTTGCAACGTATGCACCGTCTTGGATCACGTTCAACGAGGTATTCGGGGATTACGTAAGTTTTCATTACTGTACACCTTTCATGTTTTTCAGTCTACAAATGACAGGCTCGCCGCCGCGTGGCGCCCAGAACTTATCAAGCTGAGGCGAAACAAGCCGCATCGCAGCCTCCTCTGAGGAAATAAACTGGAAGTCGCCTCGGCTACCGGCAACCATGGGTCGCAGTTTGATGCGGTCACCCAACCCAATCATTTCGCCGTGGTGGGCGATGACTATGCCGAAGGGGCCGTTCATTAAGAGACTGCCGTATGTTTGTCGGAGCGCTCGTAGCAAGTTGGCTTTTTTGGGTTCCATCTGGTCTATTTCATCCCAGAGCGGCGCCGCCAGTACTTGGGCAACCAACTCCACAGGCAGATGCTGCCGCCGCATGAGCAAGTCCACTGCGTACGCGAGCACCTCAGTGTCTGTTTGCATAGTGCATTTGTAACCGAACATTTCGAGGTAGCGGCGGTTTATGCCGTAACTGGAGAGTTCACCGTTGTGGACTACTGTCCAGTCGAGGATGTTGAATGGGTGTGCTCCGCCCCACCAGCCAGGTGTGTTGGTTGGGAAACGGCTATGGCAGCTCCAGAGGTAACCTTGGTAGTCTTCGAGGCAAAAGAATTCTGCTACATCTTCGGGGAAGCCGACGCCTTTAAAGACGCCCATGTCTTTGCCGCTGCTAAACACGAATGCTTTGCCTGTTTCGGTGTTAACGCGCATTATAGCTTCGATTACGTAGTCTTCTTCTGATTGTCTTTCGGGGCGGTTCTTTTTGGGTGCCGCGAAGTAGCGCCAAACCACGGGGGGGTCGCGTACGTTTGCGGGTTTGGTCTGCATCTCTTCGTCGTAGATGATTTCGAATCTGGAAGCTAGGATGCGGTCTGTTTTTTCTTTAGCCTCTCTACTGAGGTACATGACGTGGAATGCGTAGTAATCTTTGAATTGCGGGTAGATGCCGTAGACTGCGAATCCGCCACCTAAACCGTTACCACGATCATGCATGTTTGCCATGGCGCGAACAGGGTCTTTGCTGCCGAAGCGGTCGCCGTTAGTGTTCATCATGGCGAATATGCCGCAGGCTGCGAAGTCTTTATCGTCGCCGTATGGGTTCATAATTTTTCTGTCGTACTCGTCCATCTTTATTGCACCACATTCATCTTTTTCTGTAAACTCGCAGGCAAAGTTGCCAAACAGAAGCTCTCGGCGAGCAGTTGGTCTTTGAATTTCTTTACGTTTATGCCGTTTTTGAGGAGGTAGAATATGACTCCTGCCCGCTCGATACAGTTAACCATCGTCATGCCAACGATGACATTGTTGCGCAAGACCAGCTTTTTGTAGACTTTGCGTTCGAAGTCACTTTGCACAAGCACCTCAACGGTCGGGTCATCTTTGGGGTTAGCTAAACCTATGGAGACGATGGGTATACCGAAGTATTTTAGGCTGCTCATGTTTGTTCCGCCTTCGTATGTTGCTTTTTGCCCTGCCATGTTGTAACCTGCAACGTGACCGCCTTGCATCGCCAGAGGCCAAAGAGGTAACAGACGGTTTTGGCCCAATACGAAGTCGTATGCTTCAGCAACATCACCGCTGGCGTAAACGTCAGGTACATTGGTTTGCATCGTGCTATCCACCACTATACCGCGGTTAACTTTTATCGCTGTGCCAGCAACAAGTTCTGTTCGGGGGATAACGCCGATGGCAACGATAACTAAGTCGCATGGAACGGTGTCGCCTTTTGTGAGGACTACGCCGCCGACTGCAGCTTCGTTGTCGGGTTTGCCGATGATTTTCTGCACAGACTGACCAGTAACGATGTTGACTCCTGCCGCTTTCACGACACTCTCAACCATCTCGGAGGCTTTAGGATCCAAGAGCAAGCTGAGGATTTTGTCCTGTAACTCAACCATCGTAACTTTTAGACCGCGTTTTGTTAGTGCTTCGGTAACGCTTAAGCCGATTAAACCTGCGCCGATTACAACTGCCGATTTGGCTTTTATGGCGTCGATTTTGGCCGCAAGACGCTCGGCGTCGGCTATGGTGGTGAAGGTGAATACACCATCTTTTTCCTGTCCCTCCATCTTGGGAACGAAAGGCTTGCCGCCTGTGGCTAAGAGGAGTTTTTCGTAGGAAACTTTTTCGCCACTTTCCAGTGTCACAGTTTTTTCAGCGAGGTTGAGTGCCGTGGCTTTTTTGCCCAATACTGGTTCGGCTTTGAGTTGTTTCCAGAACTCGTCCTCGCGGCACTTCATTTTGTTAAAGTCTGCTTTGCCGCTTACGAAGTCACTGATCATGGGGCGACTGTACTGCGGGCAAGCCTCATCTGAGATAACTGTAATTGTGCCTTCTTGGTCGATTTCGCGTATGGCTTCAACTGCGCCTATACCTGCAGCGGAAGCCCCGATGATGACGTATTTTGCCATTTAGGATCGAACCTCTTTGAATTCTAAAGCTTGGTTTGGACAGTTCGCTACACATGCGGGTTCTTTGAGGCCTTGGCAGAGGTCGCATTTAGCGACGACTTTGTTTTCTTTGTCCATCTTTATGGCGCCGTACGGGCAAACCATGATGCAGGTCCAGCAACCCATGCATTTGTCTTTGTTGTGTTTGACTTCGCCTGTTTTGGGGTCTTTGGTCATGGCGCCTGTTAGGCAGGCGACTACGCAGGGGGCGTCTTCGCAGTGGCGGCATTGGATGGCAAAAGAGACGGGTTTTTGTATTTCTCGGGTTACTCTGCTTATGGGTTTGGGGCGTTCGCTGTTGTAGGCTTTGATTATGTCTTTTGTTTTTGAGTGTGCTACGGTGCAGTAGACTTCGCAGAGTCCGCAGCCCATGCAGGCTTCTTGTTTTGCTACTATTTTTTTCATGTTTTTGACCTTTTTTCTCTTTAGCGCGGGCATGTGAGCACTAGAATGTGAAGTTCCACGTCTCTTGTGCATAATACACCTTTGCTTTTGATTGATTGTTCATCTTTTTTTATTATTACTTTACACGTGTTTAACGGCAATGGTGTACCCTCTTTTTTTGAGCGCGCCCACCCAAATAGCACATAATCTATATAACTTTGTTGAAAATCATTTATATTGCACTTAACGAAGTATGTTATATACATGAAACATTTACCAAAGTGACGCACATGGCCGAAAAAGACCTCGGATACAGACGAGTCCAATGCACAGGCAGAGGCTCCTACATCATCTCCCTCCCAAAAGAATGGGTCGAAGACATAGGACTCAAACGCGGCAGCGAAATCGCCTTCAACATCCAACCCGACAACACCCTCACGCTGGTACCGCGCAAAATAGCAGAGAAAGAAGGCAAAAGCGACACAGCAAAACCCAAAGAATACTACATAAACGTCGACCCCAAAGAAGCCCCCGAAGCCGCATTACGCATGATACGTGCACTCTACGCCATAGGCGCCGACATCATCCGCATACACTTCAAAAACATAAAAGACGCCCCAAAATACAAAGTTGAAACAAAAAACTTTGTCCGCGACACCTTCTTAGGCGCAGAAATCATCGACGAAACCCCTGAAGAAATCACGCTGCAGATTCTTATAAAACACAGCGAATTCGGCATCGAAAAAGCAGTTCGCCGCATGGCCATCGTGGCGCTTGCAGCCAACCGAGACGCTATAGCTTACCTCACCGACCGCAGTCCCGCCCTATTTGACAGCGTTCTTCACGCACGCAATGATGTAAATCGACTCGGACTCTACATAGTTCGCCAACTCAAATACGGCATTGAGCGTAACCTATACCGTGAACTTGGTTTCAGAACGCCTAAAGAGTTCCTACTCTACCGCATAGCCGTTAACGACATAGAAAACATTGCCGAAAACGCCCTCAACATAGTCAACAGCATCGGGTCACTCCAGAAATTAATCGACGACGAAACGCTCTTCTTAAAAGACCCCATAGACGAAGAAACCTATACACAGTTATCTAACTATTACATGCAGGCGCAGCAGCTTTACGAAGACGCCGTTAAAGCAGTTTTCAAGCGGGACTACAAAGATGCTGAAAAGCTAATTTCGAAGCGTGAATCCCTTTTTGCGTTGGAAAACGAGCTAATTATGTTGATTTCAAGCAAAAAGATGGATCCTAATGTGACGGCGATTTTGCGGTTAATCTTTGACAGCACACGACGCATCGTGGATTACAGTCGTAACATGGCTGAATTGACCTTGAATCGTACGGTGGAGGAGTTGTGCTCGACATTGACGTACAAATGAGCATGCTTTCACCTTTTGATTTTGTCTTCTGCCGTTCTGATGGTTTGTTGTACAGCTAAACGCGCATTTTTTGTCCAATATTCTGTCCGCGAATGTATGTTTGGTTGTTGTATTTCGAGGTTATCGTTTGTTTTTTGACCGAAAGGGTTAAATGGAAATGTGTCTCTCGGCTGGAGAAAACACTGATGTATATGATGACTTACGACGATATACAGAAGGCTGAGCGGCCACATTCAATCTCAGAACTAACAATCCTAAAAATAACCGCCCTAGTTCTACTTATATTCGTCCACAGCGACCTCTTATTTGCTTACCCAGCCATCATGCAACCAGTAGAGTGGTTTTTGCTAAGTGTATTCTTCTTTGTAGGCGGGTACTTGGCTTACTCCTCATTTCAGAAAAGAGGCAGAAGCCTAAAACAATTCTTTAAATCAAAAATCCTAACACTGTATGTTCCCTTCGTTGCTGCAGTCGTATTTTATTTATTTTTAGATACCCTTATGGGTGCACCGACTGAGCCCTTGGCGTTCGTCTCTCAAGTGTCTATGATGAACGTGTTTGCACATTTAAATTCACTCTATAATTGGGGAACGCTGTGGTTTATCCCATTCTTGCTACTGTTCATGGCCATCACCTGCGCTTTGGAACGTTACGTTCAAAGCACAAAAAAACAAATCTTTGCAATCAGCGTGTTGCTCTTGGGGACAGCCCTTCTTTGGGCTTTTAACACCCCCCTGAGGTTGGATGGATTGTTTAACCAGTACCTTTTGGTCTTCGTTTTCGGCTTCTACATAAGCAAATTCCACCTCTACGAAAAACTCATGAACTACAAAACTGCACTCGTAGCATTACCCATAGTTGCTTTCTTTGCACTGGATTTCTCAGGGGTATTCAACTACACCACACCCATTAACGCCCTCGTAGCCCACATCTACTTCAACACCCGAAGCATCGCATTAACGATGAGTTTGGTCCTGCTAGCTCTGATGGCGCTAAGAAGAGTAAAGATACCCGCCAACGGATTCGCCAAACAAATAGCAGATCACAGCGCCTTCATCTACCTCTCAGAACCCTTCATCAGCTTCGTAATCCTAACCTACGTGTTCGGGCAAGGCGAATCCTTCTTTGCCAGCGGACCCCTATTCTACCTCTACCAAGCAACAAGAATCCTAGTGCTGTTGGTTGTGATGCCGCTTGGGTTTTTGATGTTGCAATATAGACCCAAGATTGCCACCCCAGCGGTTTTGCACAGGGTAAAGGTTGTTTATAAGAATCTTTTATTTAGGCGTTGAAGTGTTAACTCAAAGGCACAGGTCTAAAGTCGAGGACAGGGGCTTTGAGGAAACGCTACATAGCACTTGCTGGAGTAATCGCTTTAGGCACCGTTTTGTCTCTGTTCACTTTTCTGTACTGGAACCCTCTAAACGGCGAATCCAAGTTACTGCCTGAAAAAACAAACTACACCCTACAAAGTGGAGTCCGATACCTAAACGACTCCAACCCATACCACTTAATGGACGTGTACCTGCCAGACGGCGACGGACCTTATCCCGCGATGATTTATCTTCACGGCGGCGGATGGGTGGAAGGTAACCGAAGCGACCTCAGCTCCACGGCAGCGTTTTATGCTAAAAGAGGAATCGCGGGCTTCACCGTTGACTACACGCTTGCAACATCGAACGCCTCTGCTTGGCCAGCTAACATCCAAGATGTATTAGCTGCAGTGCACTTTATCAAAGAAAACGCTCAAAACTTTAACATTGACCCCACAAGGCTGGCGGCTATGGGTAGCAGCGCAGGTGCACATTTAGCCTCACTTTTAGGAACACTCTCTGGAAAAGAAGCATTCCTCACAAATTCAACCGTGGAAAAAGTTCAATTGGTAATCAACTATGCAAGTGTAGCGGACTTGGAGTTTGTGGGGCAAAACAGGACTGAAAACAATAACTTAATCTACAGCCTAGTTAGCAGCTTGTTTGGCAACATCTCCTACGAACAGAACCCCAACCTGTGGCGGGAAGCATCCCCCGCAACCTACATCTCAGCCGATGACGCAACCTTTGTCTTCATCCACGGAGTCTCCGACCGCATCGTCCCCATTGAGATCGCTGAATCCTTCAACATAAAACTACAGAACGCGGGTGTTGAAACGTTTTTTGTGAAAATCCAAGGAGACCACGACATTTTGACAAATGACGCATGGAACCTGCAAGCGCGTTACACAGTTGAGCCCGTGCTAAAAAGCGTTTTTCACCTGAATTGAGGTGT
This region includes:
- a CDS encoding glutamate synthase-related protein; amino-acid sequence: MKTYVIPEYLVERDPRRCIRCKVCVNQCTYETHCYDPESDTIVSKDSTCVNCQRCVTMCPTNAITVKKNPNANRENANWTVEAIRDLKKASESGAVQITGMGNDKPAFNYWDRILLNASQVTNPSIDPLREPMEIRTYLGSKPDHIEIDYKDGVPELKTQLTPQLRLDTPIMFSAMSYGAISLNVHTALARAASECGTYYNTGEGGLDQSLYQYGDHTIVQVASGRFGVHPKYLDSGAAVEIKIGQGAKPGIGGHLPGEKVTEPVAKTRMIPTGTDALSPYPQHDIYSIEDLRQLIYALKEATNYTKPVSVKVAAVHNIAAIASGIVRAGADIVAMDGVRGATGAAPKVIRDNVGIPIELALAQVDQRLRDEGIRNQASIVAAGGFRSASDVFKAIALGADAVYIGTAALVAIGCTVCQRCFTGKCPWGITTSDPWIGKRVNPDIATKRLVNLLQSWSLEIKDMMGGMGINAIESLRGNRLALRGVGLSDQELKILGLKMAGE
- a CDS encoding glutamine amidotransferase family protein is translated as MDEYDRKIMNPYGDDKDFAACGIFAMMNTNGDRFGSKDPVRAMANMHDRGNGLGGGFAVYGIYPQFKDYYAFHVMYLSREAKEKTDRILASRFEIIYDEEMQTKPANVRDPPVVWRYFAAPKKNRPERQSEEDYVIEAIMRVNTETGKAFVFSSGKDMGVFKGVGFPEDVAEFFCLEDYQGYLWSCHSRFPTNTPGWWGGAHPFNILDWTVVHNGELSSYGINRRYLEMFGYKCTMQTDTEVLAYAVDLLMRRQHLPVELVAQVLAAPLWDEIDQMEPKKANLLRALRQTYGSLLMNGPFGIVIAHHGEMIGLGDRIKLRPMVAGSRGDFQFISSEEAAMRLVSPQLDKFWAPRGGEPVICRLKNMKGVQ
- a CDS encoding FAD-dependent oxidoreductase → MAKYVIIGASAAGIGAVEAIREIDQEGTITVISDEACPQYSRPMISDFVSGKADFNKMKCREDEFWKQLKAEPVLGKKATALNLAEKTVTLESGEKVSYEKLLLATGGKPFVPKMEGQEKDGVFTFTTIADAERLAAKIDAIKAKSAVVIGAGLIGLSVTEALTKRGLKVTMVELQDKILSLLLDPKASEMVESVVKAAGVNIVTGQSVQKIIGKPDNEAAVGGVVLTKGDTVPCDLVIVAIGVIPRTELVAGTAIKVNRGIVVDSTMQTNVPDVYASGDVAEAYDFVLGQNRLLPLWPLAMQGGHVAGYNMAGQKATYEGGTNMSSLKYFGIPIVSIGLANPKDDPTVEVLVQSDFERKVYKKLVLRNNVIVGMTMVNCIERAGVIFYLLKNGINVKKFKDQLLAESFCLATLPASLQKKMNVVQ
- a CDS encoding 4Fe-4S dicluster domain-containing protein; amino-acid sequence: MKKIVAKQEACMGCGLCEVYCTVAHSKTKDIIKAYNSERPKPISRVTREIQKPVSFAIQCRHCEDAPCVVACLTGAMTKDPKTGEVKHNKDKCMGCWTCIMVCPYGAIKMDKENKVVAKCDLCQGLKEPACVANCPNQALEFKEVRS
- a CDS encoding phosphate uptake regulator PhoU, which translates into the protein MAEKDLGYRRVQCTGRGSYIISLPKEWVEDIGLKRGSEIAFNIQPDNTLTLVPRKIAEKEGKSDTAKPKEYYINVDPKEAPEAALRMIRALYAIGADIIRIHFKNIKDAPKYKVETKNFVRDTFLGAEIIDETPEEITLQILIKHSEFGIEKAVRRMAIVALAANRDAIAYLTDRSPALFDSVLHARNDVNRLGLYIVRQLKYGIERNLYRELGFRTPKEFLLYRIAVNDIENIAENALNIVNSIGSLQKLIDDETLFLKDPIDEETYTQLSNYYMQAQQLYEDAVKAVFKRDYKDAEKLISKRESLFALENELIMLISSKKMDPNVTAILRLIFDSTRRIVDYSRNMAELTLNRTVEELCSTLTYK
- a CDS encoding acyltransferase, which translates into the protein MTERVKWKCVSRLEKTLMYMMTYDDIQKAERPHSISELTILKITALVLLIFVHSDLLFAYPAIMQPVEWFLLSVFFFVGGYLAYSSFQKRGRSLKQFFKSKILTLYVPFVAAVVFYLFLDTLMGAPTEPLAFVSQVSMMNVFAHLNSLYNWGTLWFIPFLLLFMAITCALERYVQSTKKQIFAISVLLLGTALLWAFNTPLRLDGLFNQYLLVFVFGFYISKFHLYEKLMNYKTALVALPIVAFFALDFSGVFNYTTPINALVAHIYFNTRSIALTMSLVLLALMALRRVKIPANGFAKQIADHSAFIYLSEPFISFVILTYVFGQGESFFASGPLFYLYQATRILVLLVVMPLGFLMLQYRPKIATPAVLHRVKVVYKNLLFRR
- a CDS encoding alpha/beta hydrolase; protein product: MRKRYIALAGVIALGTVLSLFTFLYWNPLNGESKLLPEKTNYTLQSGVRYLNDSNPYHLMDVYLPDGDGPYPAMIYLHGGGWVEGNRSDLSSTAAFYAKRGIAGFTVDYTLATSNASAWPANIQDVLAAVHFIKENAQNFNIDPTRLAAMGSSAGAHLASLLGTLSGKEAFLTNSTVEKVQLVINYASVADLEFVGQNRTENNNLIYSLVSSLFGNISYEQNPNLWREASPATYISADDATFVFIHGVSDRIVPIEIAESFNIKLQNAGVETFFVKIQGDHDILTNDAWNLQARYTVEPVLKSVFHLN